One stretch of Monomorium pharaonis isolate MP-MQ-018 chromosome 10, ASM1337386v2, whole genome shotgun sequence DNA includes these proteins:
- the LOC114254384 gene encoding B9 domain-containing protein 2, with amino-acid sequence MAELHVIGQVSSAKNFKQSHLFCKWYFYVGNGWKIISGREVGQTQESCDFYTNNPVWDHPIDLHYTTQTLQNSPKLLLQVFCRDSYGRIIFLSYGVYNVPLSPGSYILDCHTWKPIGTWKDRLYDKFLGKSLQLKSPSVLINTLDRFEILTQSMGTVIVHLHIMAKNFDKFGCQL; translated from the exons ATGGCCGAATTGCATGTAATTGGACAAGTTTCATccgcaaaaaattttaaacaatcacACCTATTCTGCAAATGGTATTTTTATGTTG GTAATGGTTGGAAAATTATATCAGGGCGTGAAGTAGGACAAACACAGGAGAGTTGCGATTTTTATACCAATAATCCAGTTTGGGATCATCCTatagatttacattatactactcaaactttacaaaattccccaaaattattattgcaagtGTTTTGTAGAGATAGTTATGgaagaataatatttctttcatacGGTGTATATAATGTTCCATTGTCACCTGGTTCTTACATTTTAGATTGTCATACATGGAAACCTATTg GTACTTGGAAGGATAGAttgtatgataaatttttaggaaaaagCTTACAATTAAAATCACCTAGTGTTTTAATCAATACATTAGATAGATTTGAAATACTAACACAAAGTATGGGAACAGTAATTGTTCACTTACACATTATGGCAAAAAACTTTGATAAATTTGGATGTCAGTTGTAA